The following are encoded together in the Echinicola jeungdonensis genome:
- a CDS encoding carboxypeptidase-like regulatory domain-containing protein — MITIIGCVEDPEPVSSGETRIEVWDATQWTSGTPTGVPSSNATVSLYRSQKDFTNNNPYTQSQTNANGVAIFKGLTVGNYFLEVSKGDKSNLFQKSPAPINGYYMGLKPIGIFQSQAEINSAMEQPEASPGDIKFFDQNADGLINDYDKIPLPTDLVSVQPGSQNEIMIHIGYNSGQRLQEQVQVENYLKIGNKEYSLDYGKINYTNKLNPAGYAMTLMLATDGTKLNIDNKIQSEENGTSYIKDSEIVLTFYFHATDFMGLPSGTYINKSPKNPSIALGTWDVGEYFETRRNTDGTIENLEDGFFRSGEVIINRSYENYEIIIDCTDNKGKKVTGYYKGKVSYMDT; from the coding sequence ATGATAACCATTATAGGCTGTGTAGAAGATCCGGAACCCGTTTCTTCGGGGGAAACCCGAATAGAAGTATGGGATGCAACCCAATGGACATCAGGAACTCCCACTGGTGTACCCTCTAGTAATGCAACAGTAAGCCTTTACCGGTCACAAAAGGATTTTACCAATAACAATCCATACACTCAAAGCCAAACCAATGCAAATGGCGTCGCCATCTTTAAAGGTCTTACGGTAGGAAATTACTTCTTGGAAGTTTCCAAAGGAGATAAAAGCAATTTGTTTCAAAAGTCTCCTGCTCCAATAAATGGGTATTACATGGGTTTAAAACCCATAGGAATCTTTCAATCTCAAGCTGAAATTAATTCGGCCATGGAACAACCAGAAGCAAGTCCCGGAGATATAAAGTTTTTCGATCAAAATGCTGATGGTTTGATTAATGATTATGACAAAATTCCTCTTCCAACAGACCTGGTTTCCGTCCAACCAGGTTCCCAAAATGAAATTATGATCCATATTGGTTATAATTCAGGACAACGACTCCAGGAACAGGTACAAGTGGAGAATTATTTGAAGATAGGTAATAAGGAATACAGTCTTGATTACGGAAAAATTAATTATACCAATAAGTTAAACCCGGCGGGCTATGCCATGACATTAATGTTAGCCACTGATGGAACAAAGTTAAATATAGATAATAAAATACAATCTGAGGAAAATGGAACTTCCTATATAAAGGATTCTGAAATAGTATTGACCTTTTATTTTCACGCAACAGATTTTATGGGGCTTCCTTCAGGCACCTATATTAACAAAAGTCCCAAAAACCCATCAATAGCTTTAGGAACATGGGATGTAGGGGAATATTTCGAAACTAGACGTAATACGGATGGAACAATTGAGAACCTAGAGGATGGATTTTTTAGATCTGGTGAAGTCATTATTAATAGGTCATATGAAAATTATGAGATAATAATTGATTGTACTGATAACAAGGGAAAAAAAGTTACCGGCTATTATAAAGGGAAGGTAAGCTATATGGATACCTGA
- a CDS encoding bifunctional helix-turn-helix domain-containing protein/methylated-DNA--[protein]-cysteine S-methyltransferase — MKSQEDITYQKVAEALAYLQRNFQKQPKLEEVAKIANLSPYHFQRVFSEWAGVSPKKFLQYISLSHAKKILKESRKNLLETSYDLGLSGPGRLHDLFIKIEGMTPGEYKDGGKSLVIHYSISNCPFGKLFIASTSKGICQIDFLDKNQQARTKITAQFPKAKTKKQMDEHQQKAIQFFARDSLPHSPINLHLKGSNFQLKVWEALLKIPLGQLSTYGQLAKTIQNPNAARAVGSAISRNPVAYLIPCHRVIQSSGIIGGYKWGSDRKMAMLGWESAKEYGE; from the coding sequence ATGAAAAGCCAGGAAGATATCACCTACCAAAAGGTAGCAGAAGCTCTTGCTTATCTACAGAGAAACTTCCAGAAACAACCAAAATTGGAGGAGGTAGCTAAAATAGCTAATCTCAGCCCTTACCATTTCCAAAGGGTTTTCTCTGAATGGGCAGGAGTAAGTCCTAAGAAGTTCCTTCAATATATTAGCCTCTCCCATGCCAAAAAGATTTTAAAAGAGAGCCGAAAAAATCTTCTGGAAACCAGTTATGACTTGGGTTTATCGGGGCCAGGGAGATTGCATGATCTTTTTATTAAGATTGAGGGCATGACGCCTGGGGAATATAAAGATGGAGGAAAATCCCTGGTAATTCATTACAGCATTTCCAACTGCCCATTTGGAAAACTATTTATTGCTTCCACCTCGAAAGGGATATGCCAAATTGATTTTCTGGACAAAAACCAACAGGCTAGAACTAAAATAACGGCCCAATTCCCAAAAGCGAAAACCAAAAAACAAATGGATGAGCATCAACAAAAAGCAATACAGTTTTTTGCCCGGGACAGTCTTCCCCACAGCCCAATAAACCTTCATTTAAAAGGAAGCAATTTTCAATTAAAAGTCTGGGAAGCATTACTTAAAATTCCATTGGGTCAACTTAGCACATATGGACAACTGGCCAAAACCATTCAAAACCCCAATGCAGCCAGGGCGGTAGGCTCCGCAATTAGTCGTAATCCTGTTGCTTACCTTATTCCCTGCCACCGTGTAATTCAATCTTCAGGAATCATTGGGGGATATAAATGGGGAAGCGACCGGAAAATGGCGATGTTGGGTTGGGAGTCTGCTAAGGAATATGGAGAATGA
- a CDS encoding PepSY-associated TM helix domain-containing protein, translated as MKLFYKKKLEHKPCLQKKKPSKKSGFRRVNDWLHLWLGLISGIVVFIISITGCIYVFEKEIRSFTQSYQFVEARNLPMKPPSVLKSISKDFVQREHGAVPTIFGINYPGKGKAAIAAYSDKDYGYTMVYMDPYNGKVLHEKILSHDFFRIVLMGHFYFWLPPAIGQPFVASSVLIFVVLLISGLIMWWPKNLKKSNVNKSFKIKWKASFKRVNYDLHNVLGFYALVFALVLSLTGLVWGFQWFKKAYFFTLTAGQSLEEVTKPSSDSTLVDLPFNASAEDMIWQQMKKEYPDPNAQIQVEFAHEKTDPIRVIYNPNYGTYYKRQFRFFDQYSLEEIQNGGGVYQEKFEEASVGEKIYRMNYDIHVGAIAGLPGKTLAFFVSLICASLPVTGFLVWWGRKKKKAKKKKKGKPQGSPYKNIRSDRQLGQQKSRIPVS; from the coding sequence ATGAAATTATTCTATAAGAAAAAACTGGAACATAAGCCCTGCCTTCAAAAAAAGAAGCCCTCCAAAAAGTCGGGTTTTCGCAGGGTGAATGACTGGTTGCATTTGTGGTTGGGTCTGATTTCTGGGATAGTGGTATTTATAATCAGCATTACGGGCTGCATTTATGTTTTTGAAAAGGAAATCCGAAGCTTCACCCAAAGCTATCAATTTGTTGAAGCCCGGAATTTGCCAATGAAGCCCCCTTCTGTGCTCAAAAGTATATCAAAAGATTTTGTCCAAAGGGAGCATGGAGCGGTTCCTACCATTTTTGGGATCAATTATCCTGGAAAGGGTAAAGCAGCCATTGCGGCTTATTCTGATAAGGATTATGGTTATACGATGGTATATATGGACCCTTATAACGGCAAAGTACTTCATGAAAAAATCCTTAGCCATGATTTTTTCAGAATTGTGTTGATGGGACATTTTTACTTTTGGTTGCCCCCTGCTATTGGACAACCTTTTGTGGCCAGCTCGGTATTGATTTTTGTCGTACTGTTGATATCTGGATTGATAATGTGGTGGCCCAAAAATCTTAAAAAATCCAATGTCAATAAAAGTTTTAAAATCAAATGGAAGGCCAGCTTTAAAAGGGTCAATTATGACCTACATAATGTGTTGGGTTTTTATGCCCTTGTTTTTGCTTTGGTACTTTCTTTGACTGGACTTGTCTGGGGATTTCAATGGTTCAAAAAGGCTTACTTTTTTACTTTGACTGCAGGTCAATCACTGGAAGAAGTTACCAAGCCATCTTCCGATAGTACCCTTGTGGACTTACCTTTCAATGCCAGCGCGGAGGATATGATTTGGCAGCAGATGAAAAAGGAGTATCCTGATCCCAATGCCCAAATCCAAGTGGAGTTTGCCCATGAGAAAACCGACCCTATTAGGGTAATATATAACCCGAATTATGGAACCTATTACAAAAGGCAATTCCGTTTCTTCGATCAATACTCCCTTGAAGAAATCCAGAATGGGGGAGGAGTTTACCAGGAAAAGTTTGAGGAGGCTTCAGTTGGCGAGAAAATATACCGGATGAATTATGATATCCATGTTGGGGCCATTGCAGGTTTGCCAGGAAAGACCTTGGCTTTTTTTGTCAGCCTGATCTGTGCAAGTCTTCCAGTTACAGGTTTTTTGGTCTGGTGGGGAAGGAAAAAGAAAAAAGCTAAAAAGAAAAAGAAGGGAAAGCCACAGGGAAGTCCTTACAAAAACATAAGGTCAGACAGGCAATTAGGCCAACAAAAATCCAGAATCCCTGTCTCATAA
- the metF gene encoding methylenetetrahydrofolate reductase [NAD(P)H] has protein sequence MKVIDHIKQSKKTLFSFEILPPLKGQSLDNLMDGIAPLMEFKPPFVDVTYHREEFIYKKHPNGLLEKVKTRKRPGTVGICAALMNRYKVDAVPHLLCGGFTKEETENALIDLNFIGVENVLALRGDAPKSEARFVPEENGHHFTNELVAQIIDMNHGKYLYEETETGFHTDFCIGVAGYPEKHFEAPSLKFDLKYLKAKIDAGAEYIVTQMFFDNNKFFDFVKNVRNAGIDVPIIPGIKPITTLGQITMLPRTFFLDLPDPLMDELEKCKNNKDVKEVGIEWAIQQTKELVDFGVPSVHYYTMSRAEAVSRIAREVF, from the coding sequence ATGAAAGTAATAGATCACATTAAGCAATCGAAAAAAACACTTTTTTCATTTGAAATTCTCCCTCCATTGAAAGGGCAAAGTCTGGACAATTTAATGGATGGGATCGCACCTTTGATGGAATTTAAGCCTCCATTTGTAGATGTTACCTATCACAGGGAAGAATTTATATACAAAAAACATCCCAATGGCCTGCTGGAAAAGGTGAAGACCAGGAAAAGGCCTGGGACGGTTGGGATTTGTGCGGCTTTGATGAACAGGTACAAGGTGGATGCGGTTCCTCATTTGCTTTGTGGTGGATTTACCAAAGAAGAAACAGAAAATGCCCTAATTGACCTTAACTTCATTGGTGTGGAAAATGTACTGGCTTTAAGAGGAGATGCGCCCAAGTCTGAAGCCAGATTTGTTCCTGAAGAAAATGGCCACCATTTTACCAATGAGTTGGTTGCACAAATTATTGATATGAACCATGGTAAATACTTGTATGAGGAAACTGAAACGGGTTTTCATACGGATTTTTGCATTGGTGTGGCGGGTTATCCGGAGAAACATTTTGAGGCTCCAAGTCTTAAATTTGATCTCAAATACCTAAAGGCCAAAATAGATGCTGGGGCTGAATATATTGTGACCCAAATGTTTTTTGACAATAATAAGTTTTTTGATTTTGTAAAAAATGTCAGGAATGCAGGTATTGATGTGCCTATTATTCCCGGTATCAAACCTATTACCACCTTGGGGCAGATTACCATGCTCCCAAGAACCTTTTTCCTGGATCTGCCGGATCCATTGATGGATGAATTGGAAAAATGCAAGAACAATAAGGATGTAAAAGAAGTGGGAATAGAATGGGCTATTCAGCAAACCAAGGAATTGGTTGATTTTGGGGTGCCCAGTGTCCATTATTACACCATGAGCAGGGCAGAAGCTGTAAGTAGAATTGCCCGGGAAGTATTTTAA
- a CDS encoding DUF6686 family protein, protein MSQCKPEIILQKDDFVLTRCTECQRVGMMFGQCMVSFEQKDFNGFCRYLEELEFEEDHKPFYDGIDPIIVETFHTNIQLTLKEEEFYQLKGLLIEAHLQLQVQELFKNH, encoded by the coding sequence ATGAGCCAATGTAAACCAGAAATAATTCTTCAGAAAGATGATTTTGTGTTGACCCGTTGTACTGAATGCCAAAGGGTTGGGATGATGTTTGGACAGTGCATGGTAAGTTTTGAACAAAAGGATTTTAATGGATTTTGCAGGTATTTGGAGGAACTTGAATTTGAGGAAGATCACAAGCCATTTTATGATGGTATTGACCCGATCATTGTAGAAACATTCCACACAAATATCCAATTAACCCTTAAGGAAGAGGAATTTTATCAACTCAAAGGATTATTGATAGAGGCTCATTTGCAATTACAAGTTCAGGAATTATTTAAAAACCATTAA
- a CDS encoding glycosyltransferase, translating into MENNDLKWAFFSYGHNLGDFTRALETAKGMKNTGTRVKFFNHGGVHNHMIRSAGIDEKDLSPELSWEQHKIIMDINRYKAKVGTPLPVSTQQWIKMAEADLEAMEEFQPDGVYAGLNLSCMISIPYAKLPMVTQVPTVNCPAFIQKELYNMPNTMERNFFMRRILPSRIKRKIMKRVLLKDAAKASLTTFNEARKHFGQAPIYNITDIVRGDITILPDMPVLSGLEEKDLDPGYYYSGPIFSQMNLPVPEEVKSVFSQSGLNIFCSFGSSGFPETLKKIIKALQQLENCNIICSTTTILDPKELGPNTDRFFATRFLPAHLINEMANVAVLHGGQGTIQTAAWAGTPVVGIGFQAEQQANIDGLVHAGTAIRIPIYDVSTKRILKAVKKVSQEKYIKNASQLKDQVRSINGVEKTVEIMNDFVLGRLKN; encoded by the coding sequence ATGGAAAACAATGATCTAAAATGGGCCTTTTTTTCTTATGGCCATAACTTGGGAGATTTTACCCGTGCCCTGGAAACAGCAAAAGGGATGAAAAATACAGGGACCAGGGTTAAATTTTTTAATCATGGCGGTGTCCATAATCATATGATTCGCTCAGCAGGCATTGATGAAAAAGACCTTTCACCTGAGTTGAGTTGGGAGCAGCATAAAATCATCATGGACATCAACCGCTACAAGGCAAAAGTGGGCACTCCCCTTCCCGTAAGCACTCAACAATGGATAAAAATGGCTGAAGCGGATTTGGAAGCCATGGAGGAGTTTCAACCCGACGGGGTTTATGCAGGTTTAAACCTAAGCTGTATGATTTCGATTCCCTATGCCAAACTGCCTATGGTTACCCAAGTTCCTACCGTAAACTGTCCAGCATTTATCCAAAAGGAATTGTACAACATGCCCAACACCATGGAAAGGAATTTCTTTATGAGAAGGATTTTGCCTAGCCGTATTAAAAGAAAGATCATGAAGCGTGTATTGCTAAAAGATGCCGCAAAAGCATCACTCACCACCTTTAATGAAGCTAGAAAACATTTTGGCCAAGCTCCCATTTACAATATCACCGATATAGTACGTGGGGATATTACTATTTTACCTGATATGCCCGTATTAAGTGGCCTGGAAGAAAAAGACCTGGATCCCGGTTATTACTATTCCGGTCCAATTTTTTCCCAAATGAACCTCCCCGTTCCAGAGGAGGTTAAATCAGTTTTTAGCCAATCTGGACTGAATATTTTCTGTTCATTTGGCAGTTCAGGTTTCCCTGAAACGTTGAAGAAAATCATAAAAGCCCTTCAACAATTGGAGAATTGTAATATTATCTGTTCCACTACTACCATTCTGGATCCCAAAGAGCTTGGGCCAAATACCGACCGTTTTTTTGCTACTAGATTTTTACCTGCCCATTTGATCAATGAAATGGCCAATGTAGCCGTTCTCCATGGAGGCCAGGGAACCATCCAGACTGCTGCTTGGGCGGGAACACCAGTGGTGGGAATTGGTTTTCAAGCGGAACAGCAAGCCAATATTGATGGACTGGTCCATGCAGGTACAGCCATTAGGATTCCTATTTATGATGTATCTACAAAACGGATCCTTAAAGCCGTAAAAAAAGTTTCCCAAGAAAAGTACATAAAGAATGCTTCCCAATTAAAAGATCAAGTTAGATCAATTAACGGGGTGGAAAAGACCGTTGAAATCATGAATGACTTTGTCTTGGGAAGGCTTAAGAATTAA
- a CDS encoding DUF4198 domain-containing protein, with translation MKIKFSLLLAIGLLLNLGQVMAHALWIETEMSGKKGYEQEVKIYYGEYEEGMIEDVADWYSDVKDFKLWLVGPNGEKTELETAAAEDHFKAKFTPEMDGIYRLQISHSAKDLGGDYLYQFNTATQVCVGDSKAIELKGEKTDLALLLTTPAKKSLKKELEFKTFFKGSPKAEVKVAAVSPKGWTKEFESDENGELSIETPWKGQYIIEATYTQETSGEHHGAPYQFIWRCATQSIER, from the coding sequence ATGAAAATCAAATTTAGCTTGTTGTTGGCCATTGGCCTTTTGTTAAACCTTGGTCAGGTGATGGCCCATGCCCTTTGGATCGAAACTGAAATGTCGGGAAAGAAAGGGTATGAGCAGGAAGTCAAAATTTATTATGGGGAATATGAGGAAGGAATGATAGAGGATGTGGCCGATTGGTACTCTGATGTCAAAGATTTCAAACTTTGGCTAGTGGGGCCAAACGGTGAAAAAACGGAATTGGAAACCGCAGCGGCAGAAGATCATTTTAAAGCCAAATTTACCCCAGAAATGGACGGAATTTACCGTTTGCAAATAAGCCATTCAGCCAAAGATTTAGGTGGAGATTACCTGTATCAATTCAATACAGCAACCCAGGTTTGTGTTGGAGATTCCAAAGCAATAGAGTTAAAGGGGGAAAAAACTGATCTGGCATTACTTTTGACTACTCCAGCAAAGAAAAGTCTGAAGAAGGAACTTGAATTTAAGACGTTCTTCAAGGGCTCTCCAAAAGCCGAGGTAAAAGTTGCAGCAGTAAGCCCAAAAGGTTGGACAAAAGAATTTGAGTCTGATGAAAATGGGGAATTGAGCATTGAAACACCTTGGAAAGGACAATATATTATTGAAGCTACTTATACCCAAGAAACCTCTGGTGAACATCATGGAGCTCCTTATCAATTTATCTGGAGATGTGCCACGCAAAGCATTGAAAGATAG
- a CDS encoding TonB-dependent receptor, which produces MKQVLLLFTFIVFAQGIFAQSTGKLTGFVEDERGNPIPYASVILKGTSYGAATGEKGAYEFSAPEGNYTLKITAIGFTAEQHKVSIEAGEKIQVSNISLKEDQKELGEVTVMGARSEYKVDKPSSSLRLSQPLIETPQNIQVVTDEVLQVQQVIDMSDGVLRNVSGASRLEHWGNLYARVNMRGSRAAAFRNGMNVTSNWGPLNEDMSFVSHVEFVKGPAGFMMSNGEPSGIYNVVTKKPTGETKGAVNLTMGSFDLYRGTLDLDGKLNKSGKLLYRLNLMGQTQNSFQDYTFTNRYSIAPVVSYQLDDKTLLTLEYAYQHVKMSNVGSAYVFSTEGYGGFDQSFTIAEPGLDPTKIDDHSVMANLQHQINENWKVTGQLAYFNSNQVGSSLWLNYIDEAGNMIRNASIWDAIMESAFGQFYVNGEAMTGAVKHSILAGLDMGTKEYIADWSQGHALDSEEAYFNTNNPVYGNPANGLPQFDRSRSLRQRANNTAITQSYSGIYVQDELGFFNNDLRLTLAGRYTYVKENSYGSTLDESQVTPRVGLSYSIDNQTSAYVLYDQSFVPQTGVLRSGEKPKPITGNNIEFGFKRDFMDGKWSTSLSLYRILKNNQLVPEPQSLDDESNDTQYSIQLGQTRTQGIEFDARGELMPGLVVITNYAYTDSEISKDTREERVGNVVPGFAKHLANGWLTYSLQNGALKGFGISGGFTYMADRSTWNWPGDNKKALPDYFKLDGGISWENKKLCIRANVYNVLNKYLLSGSAYSSYYYYQAQAPRNARLSVGFKF; this is translated from the coding sequence ATGAAACAGGTTTTACTGCTATTTACATTTATAGTATTTGCTCAGGGTATTTTTGCCCAGTCAACAGGTAAACTGACAGGTTTTGTTGAGGATGAAAGGGGAAATCCCATTCCTTATGCATCAGTAATTTTGAAAGGGACTTCGTATGGAGCAGCGACAGGAGAGAAGGGGGCATATGAATTTTCAGCGCCAGAAGGAAATTATACTTTGAAAATCACTGCTATTGGTTTTACAGCCGAACAACATAAAGTTTCCATTGAAGCAGGAGAGAAAATCCAAGTTTCCAATATTTCCTTGAAGGAAGACCAGAAAGAATTAGGAGAAGTGACTGTAATGGGGGCCAGAAGTGAATATAAGGTGGATAAGCCATCCAGCAGTCTTCGTCTTAGTCAACCTTTGATCGAAACTCCTCAAAATATTCAGGTTGTTACCGATGAAGTACTTCAGGTTCAGCAGGTTATCGATATGAGTGATGGTGTTTTGAGAAATGTCAGCGGGGCTTCCCGATTGGAACATTGGGGCAACTTGTATGCTCGCGTTAATATGAGAGGTTCCAGGGCTGCTGCCTTCAGAAATGGAATGAATGTGACCTCCAACTGGGGACCTTTAAATGAAGATATGAGTTTTGTTTCCCATGTGGAATTTGTAAAAGGGCCAGCCGGCTTTATGATGTCCAATGGTGAACCCAGTGGGATTTATAATGTGGTTACCAAAAAGCCAACAGGTGAAACCAAAGGGGCGGTAAACTTAACTATGGGCAGCTTTGATCTTTACAGAGGAACTTTGGATCTGGATGGCAAATTGAACAAATCCGGAAAATTACTTTACAGATTGAATTTGATGGGTCAAACCCAAAATTCTTTCCAGGATTATACTTTTACCAACCGTTATAGCATTGCTCCAGTGGTAAGTTATCAATTGGATGACAAAACTTTGTTGACCCTTGAATATGCCTATCAACATGTGAAAATGTCTAATGTCGGTTCTGCTTATGTTTTCTCCACTGAGGGTTATGGGGGATTTGACCAAAGCTTTACCATTGCTGAACCTGGTTTGGATCCTACCAAAATTGATGATCACAGTGTCATGGCCAATTTGCAACATCAAATCAATGAAAATTGGAAAGTTACCGGACAACTGGCCTATTTCAATTCCAACCAGGTGGGGAGCTCTTTATGGTTGAACTATATTGATGAAGCTGGTAATATGATCCGGAATGCTTCCATTTGGGATGCAATTATGGAGTCAGCTTTTGGGCAGTTTTATGTAAATGGTGAGGCGATGACCGGAGCTGTTAAGCACAGTATTTTGGCCGGATTGGATATGGGTACTAAAGAATATATTGCGGATTGGAGTCAAGGACATGCTTTGGATTCTGAAGAGGCGTATTTTAATACAAATAATCCGGTATATGGAAACCCTGCCAATGGCCTGCCTCAATTTGACAGAAGCAGAAGTTTGAGGCAGCGGGCCAATAACACGGCCATTACCCAATCCTATTCTGGAATCTATGTGCAAGATGAATTGGGCTTTTTTAATAATGACCTTCGATTGACCCTTGCCGGTAGATATACCTATGTGAAGGAAAATTCATATGGATCCACATTGGATGAAAGCCAGGTGACTCCACGAGTGGGGCTAAGCTACTCTATTGATAACCAAACTTCTGCCTATGTCTTGTATGATCAATCCTTTGTGCCTCAAACAGGGGTGCTAAGAAGTGGAGAAAAACCCAAACCTATTACAGGAAATAATATTGAATTTGGTTTCAAAAGGGATTTTATGGACGGGAAATGGAGTACCAGCCTTTCATTGTACCGCATCTTGAAAAACAATCAATTGGTGCCAGAACCTCAGTCCTTAGATGATGAATCTAATGATACCCAATATTCTATCCAATTGGGGCAAACCCGAACACAAGGAATCGAATTCGATGCAAGAGGGGAATTGATGCCAGGTTTGGTGGTGATAACCAACTATGCCTATACGGATTCTGAAATCTCAAAAGATACCCGTGAAGAGCGGGTGGGAAATGTTGTTCCTGGATTTGCCAAACACTTGGCCAATGGATGGTTGACTTATTCCCTGCAAAATGGAGCTCTTAAAGGATTCGGAATTTCTGGTGGTTTTACCTATATGGCTGATCGAAGCACATGGAATTGGCCAGGTGACAATAAAAAAGCCCTTCCAGATTATTTCAAATTGGACGGAGGAATTTCATGGGAGAACAAAAAACTGTGTATACGAGCCAATGTTTACAATGTGCTCAATAAATATTTGTTATCAGGAAGTGCCTATTCCAGCTACTACTATTATCAAGCCCAGGCACCACGAAATGCCCGTTTGAGTGTAGGGTTTAAGTTTTAA
- a CDS encoding alpha-ketoglutarate-dependent dioxygenase AlkB family protein, translated as MNRFIPSSRNNLLPYDGEVYYLEKILDDNSAQKYFRDLQTSIPWEQDEINIFGKKILTKRKVAWFGDKPYLYTYSNATKKALPWTKELMGLKNSVEEKTDSSFNTCLLNLYHFGEEGMGWHSDDEPELGQQPVIAALSLGAERKFYFKHKISKKSISIILEPGSLLLMKGNTQANWLHRLPPTKKVTRPRISLTFRTIFSKIEKG; from the coding sequence ATGAATCGATTTATCCCCAGTTCCAGGAATAACCTTCTCCCCTATGATGGCGAGGTTTATTATTTGGAAAAGATCTTGGATGACAATTCCGCCCAAAAATATTTTAGAGACCTTCAAACCTCCATACCCTGGGAACAGGATGAAATCAATATTTTTGGCAAAAAGATCCTTACTAAAAGAAAGGTGGCCTGGTTTGGCGATAAACCTTATTTATATACTTACTCCAACGCTACAAAAAAAGCCTTGCCATGGACCAAAGAGTTAATGGGACTAAAAAATAGCGTTGAGGAAAAAACAGATTCCTCCTTTAATACCTGCTTATTAAATCTGTATCATTTTGGAGAGGAAGGAATGGGCTGGCACAGTGATGATGAACCCGAATTAGGCCAACAACCTGTTATTGCAGCTTTGAGTTTGGGGGCTGAAAGAAAATTTTATTTTAAACATAAAATATCCAAAAAATCTATTTCTATTATCCTAGAACCTGGAAGCTTATTGTTAATGAAAGGAAATACACAGGCAAACTGGCTCCACCGTTTACCCCCCACCAAAAAAGTAACCAGACCTAGGATCAGTTTAACTTTTAGGACAATTTTTTCGAAGATCGAAAAGGGCTAG
- a CDS encoding IS3 family transposase (programmed frameshift): MSNRERRTFDKAFKTMAVELHLNGKTSTEVGRELGIGPDLVRRWAREFKASESSSFPGNGKQHLTEEEKEILALKKALKEAELERDIPKKGSKHLFQGGQQIFRFIRAHRHEFAVEKMCRVFKVSRSGFYGWLNRKPSKCAEEREEVSREIHKIYAESKCRYGSPKITIELRDRGFSVSRPRVARIMKANGLRSVISGKFSVCTTESNHSFRISPNLLNRNFSPDGPAKSWVSDITYIWTEEGWLYLTMIMDLYDRKIIGWSMSTTMHAGATVIPAWRMAQINRPFFRDLVFHSDRGVQYACGEFKNELDSEKVRQSMSRKGNCWDNAVAENFFKILKSETGYRKYGSVMQAKQEIFEFIEIWYNRNRRHSSLGYLSPDQFGKTNKKITV; encoded by the exons ATGAGTAATAGAGAAAGGAGAACATTTGACAAGGCCTTTAAAACGATGGCCGTAGAGCTTCATTTGAATGGAAAAACAAGTACTGAAGTTGGAAGAGAACTTGGGATTGGACCAGACCTGGTCAGGCGTTGGGCCAGGGAATTTAAAGCAAGTGAATCCAGCAGCTTTCCCGGAAACGGGAAACAGCATCTAACAGAAGAAGAGAAAGAAATCCTTGCCTTGAAAAAAGCCCTGAAAGAAGCCGAACTGGAGCGTGATATTC CTAAAAAAGGCAGTAAGCATCTTTTCCAAGGGGGACAACAAATATTCCGGTTCATAAGGGCTCACAGGCACGAGTTTGCTGTTGAAAAGATGTGCAGGGTTTTTAAAGTAAGCAGAAGCGGTTTTTATGGCTGGCTTAACCGAAAACCATCCAAATGTGCTGAGGAGCGAGAAGAAGTATCCAGGGAAATCCATAAAATCTATGCTGAAAGCAAGTGCCGGTATGGAAGTCCGAAGATAACCATTGAGCTTAGGGACAGGGGCTTTTCGGTGTCCAGGCCAAGGGTTGCCAGGATAATGAAAGCAAATGGGCTCAGGAGTGTGATATCGGGGAAGTTCAGTGTCTGTACCACTGAATCTAACCACAGTTTCAGAATCAGTCCGAACCTGCTTAACAGGAACTTCAGCCCTGATGGCCCTGCAAAATCATGGGTATCGGACATTACCTACATCTGGACAGAAGAGGGATGGCTTTACCTGACCATGATCATGGACCTGTATGACCGTAAGATAATCGGATGGTCGATGTCCACCACCATGCATGCCGGGGCAACAGTTATACCGGCATGGCGAATGGCACAGATCAACAGGCCTTTTTTCAGAGACCTGGTTTTCCATTCAGACAGGGGCGTACAATATGCCTGCGGTGAATTCAAGAATGAACTCGATTCTGAAAAGGTGAGGCAGAGCATGAGCAGAAAAGGAAACTGCTGGGACAATGCAGTAGCTGAAAACTTCTTCAAAATCCTGAAATCGGAAACAGGATACCGTAAATACGGATCAGTAATGCAAGCAAAACAGGAAATTTTCGAATTTATTGAAATCTGGTACAATAGGAACAGGAGACACTCCTCACTTGGGTACCTATCACCTGATCAGTTCGGAAAAACCAACAAAAAAATTACCGTATAA